One region of Salvia miltiorrhiza cultivar Shanhuang (shh) chromosome 3, IMPLAD_Smil_shh, whole genome shotgun sequence genomic DNA includes:
- the LOC131019133 gene encoding LRR receptor-like serine/threonine-protein kinase GSO1: MDKKLYCILQYAFLITITFPMLSSEAKQPMSLATDQTALLSLKHTSLLLATNWTNSSSVCSWIGVTCSLRHHRVSALNLSNMALSGTIPPQLGHLSFLVSLDLSNNHFYGDLPQELSLLRRLKFISFRLNNFTGDIPPMLGQLPKLEYLSLRNNSFIGSIPKSLSNLTNLQLLDLTSNSLSGEIPKELGRLQSLKTLYVQSNHLTGAIPSAIFNISTLVSMAFTDNELSGSLPTDMCRNLPTLTVLSLSDNQLSGTIPSNLSQCSRLEVLSLSYNSFSGEIPSEIGYLTSLQLLYLGANNLNGMVQVLIT; the protein is encoded by the coding sequence ATGGACAAAAAGCTTTATTGCATTTTGCAGTATGCATTCCTAATCACCATAACCTTCCCAATGCTTTCTTCTGAAGCCAAACAACCTATGAGTCTTGCAACTGATCAAACTGCCCTTCTTTCACTCAAACATACATCTCTTTTACTTGCAACTAATTGGACCAATTCGAGCTCCGTCTGCAGCTGGATTGGCGTCACTTGCAGCTTGCGCCACCACAGAGTATCTGCCTTGAATCTCTCCAACATGGCTCTCTCCGGCACTATTCCACCACAGCTCGGACACCTCTCCTTCCTCGTCTCCCTCGACCTCTCCAACAACCATTTCTATGGAGATTTGCCGCAAGAGCTGTCTCTCCTTCGCCGTTTGAAGTTCATATCTTTCCGactcaacaacttcactggaGACATCCCTCCGATGTTGGGTCAGTTACCAAAATTAGAGTACTTGTCTTTACGCAACAACAGCTTCATAGGTTCCATCCCAAAATCGCTCTCAAACCTCACAAACCTACAATTGCTTGACTTAACTTCCAATTctctaagtggagaaattccaaaaGAGTTGGGAAGACTTCAAAGTCTGAAAACTCTGTATGTTCAATCCAATCATCTCACCGGTGCTATACCATCAGCCATATTCAACATATCGACCCTTGTATCTATGGCCTTCACAGACAATGAATTGAGTGGAAGTCTTCCAACAGACATGTGCCGTAATCTTCCAACTCTTACTGTGCTAAGTCTTTCTGACAATCAGCTGAGTGGCACGATTCCCTCAAATCTATCCCAATGTTCACGGCTTGAGGTGTTGAGCCTCTCTTACAACTCTTTTAGTGGGGAGATACCTTCAGAAATCGGCTACTTAACATCTCTGCAGTTGTTATATCTTGGTGCTAACAATTTGAATGGTATGGTTCAAGTCCTTATCACATAA
- the LOC131015231 gene encoding receptor kinase-like protein Xa21, which produces MKTILQVQQSNFHVNCLFSYSFEISCFAGLIPTEFGQLYLESLLLQSNSLSGSIPHELFNISTLRMLALGDNALSGVLPTHLCHASPFLERLILGINSITGAIPNTISNCSRLTILSIPENKFSGYIPTHLGNLRLLQFLSIFGNNLTQAPSSSFFTSLTNCRSLIGFDISDNPLNGVIPASVGNLSSSLQTFAADNCKFSGSIPVEIGNLSSLITLYLPRNELSGNIPLTISHLHELQGLYLLDNMLGGSIPHAICDLFSLNTLVMSYNQFSGPIPKCLGNVSSLRNLGLDSNILNSSIPSSLWGLKDLINLDLSSNSLNGSLPLEMNNLGAAIYINIAMNQLSGSIPRNIGKLQNLANLSLANNRLEGSIPVSMGSMINLANLDLSYNNLSGSIPKSLEALQHLDYFNVSFNSLSGEIPNGGSFRNFTMDSFKGNEALCGIPKFHVQICSSISNHRSKRKKVERASFIVFGVVAFISVVCLAFIIVKNKRKDKTTREVDELIFIVPERISYYELLQATERFDESNLLGTGSSCSVYKGILNNGKDIVVKVFNMQLECISRIFDVECEILRSIRHRNLTSVISSCSNEEFKALVLEYMPKGNLEKWLYSHNYCLNMMERLNIMIDVASALEYLHHGYSMPIVHSDLKPSNVLLDEDMVAHVSDFGIAKLLCDGDSSVLTNTLATLGYIAPGEVSLNILIALHFQSINCGFLTEYSMIFVVPEYGLEGLVSTRCDVYSYGVMLIETFTRKRPSDDMFCGDMSLKRWVELSLSEKNKYDYFS; this is translated from the coding sequence ATGAAAACCATTTTACAGGTACAACAGAGTAATTTTCATGTAAATTGTCTATTTAGCTACAGTTTTGAAATCTCATGTTTTGCAGGGCTTATTCCCACTGAATTTGGCCAACTTTATTTGGAGTCATTATTACTACAGTCGAACAGCTTGAGTGGTTCGATTCCACATGagctctttaacatttcaactctTCGGATGCTTGCACTTGGCGACAATGCTCTGTCAGGGGTTCTTCCAACCCATTTATGCCATGCCTCTCCCTTTCTTGAAAGATTGATTCTTGGCATAAATTCTATCACTGGAGCAATACCCAACACTATTTCTAACTGTTCTCGACTCACAATTCTCTCAATTCCTGAAAACAAATTCAGTGGTTATATACCTACTCATCTCGGAAACCTAAGACTTCTCCAATTTCTTTCTATATTCGGCAACAATCTTACCCAGGCaccatcttcttccttctttaCTTCATTGACAAATTGCAGGTCTCTAATTGGTTTCGATATTTCTGATAATCCTCTAAATGGTGTCATTCCAGCTTCTGTCGGGAACTTATCTTCCTCACTTCAAACATTCGCTGCCGACAACTGCAAATTCAGTGGCAGCATTCCTGTTGAAATAGGCAATTTAAGCAGTTTGATTACATTGTATTTGCCACGCAATGAGTTATCTGGTAATATTCCACTAACTATAAGCCATTTGCATGAACTTCAAGGATTATATCTGCTTGATAACATGCTGGGAGGCTCAATACCACATGCTATATGTGATCTATTCAGCCTCAATACTTTAGTTATGAGCTATAATCAATTTTCAGGCCCAATTCCTAAATGTCTAGGGAATGTCTCTTCTTTAAGAAATCTTGGTCTAGACTCCAACATTTTGAATTCTAGCATACCATCAAGCTTATGGGGCCTAAAAGATTTGATCAATCTAGACTTGTCCTCAAATTCATTAAATGGGTCACTACCTCTAGAGATGAATAACTTAGGAGCAGcgatctatataaatatagcaATGAATCAGTTGTCAGGGTCAATTCCGAGGAATATCGGAAAGTTACAGAATTTGGCTAATCTGTCTTTGGCAAATAATAGACTAGAAGGTTCTATTCCTGTGTCTATGGGAAGCATGATCAATTTGGCAAATCTCGACTTGTCGTACAACAACCTCTCTGGTTCAATTCCAAAGTCTTTAGAAGCACTTCAACACCTCGACTACTTTAATGTCTCTTTCAATAgtttaagtggagaaattcctaatggaggttcttttagaaacttcactaTGGATTCTTTTAAGGGTAATGAGGCATTGTGTGGAATCCCCAAGTTCCATGTCCAAATTTGCTCTTCAATTTCTAATCACAGATCAAAGAGAAAGAAGGTGGAACGAGCTTCATTTATTGTTTTCGGGGTTGTGGCTTTCATCTCAGTTGTTTGTTTGGCCTTTATAATTGtcaaaaacaaaaggaaagataAGACGACTAGAGAAGTTGATGAGTTGATATTCATTGTGCCGGAAAGAATCTCTTATTATGAATTGCTGCAAGCAACGGAAAGATTCGATGAAAGCAATTTACTTGGCACTGGGAGTTCCTGCTCTGTTTATAAAGGAATTCTTAACAATGGGAAGGATATCGTTGTCAAGGTGTTTAACATGCAGCTAGAATGTATTTCAAGAATATTTGATGTCGAATGTGAGATACTACGTAGCATTCGACACAGGAATCTGACAAGCGTCATAAGCAGTTGCTCCAATGAAGAGTTCAAGGCATTAGTACTTGAATATATGCCAAAGGGAAACCTTGAAAAATGGTTATATTCCCACAACTATTGCTTGAATATGATGgaaagattgaatataatgattGATGTTGCATCTGCTTTGGAGTATCTTCACCATGGTTATTCAATGCCCATTGTACATAGCGACTTGAAGCCTAGTAATGTGCTGTTAGATGAAGACATGGTTGCCCATGTAAGTGACTTTGGGATAGCAAAATTGTTATGCGATGGAGATAGCTCTGTGTTAACCAACACGCTAGCAACATTGGGTTACATCGCTCCAGGTGAAGTTTCTCTGAATATATTGATTGCACTTCACTTTCAATCAATTAATTGTGGCTTCCTTACTGAATACTCCATGATTTTTGTTGTTCCAGAGTATGGTTTGGAAGGGCTAGTTTCAACAAGGTGTGATGTGTATAGCTACGgggtgatgttgattgaaactTTTACGAGAAAAAGGCCTAGTGATGATATGTTTTGCGGAGATATGAGCTTAAAGAGATGGGTAGAACTCTCACTTTCGGAGAAGAATAAGTATGATTATTTCAGTTAA